In the Theobroma cacao cultivar B97-61/B2 chromosome 1, Criollo_cocoa_genome_V2, whole genome shotgun sequence genome, one interval contains:
- the LOC18610888 gene encoding salicylate carboxymethyltransferase yields MDVEKVFHMTGGVGKTSYAQNSSLQKKASDMVKHITMETIEELYYAIAPKSLGIADLGCSSGPNSLSLIKDIVEVVEETSHKLFHPLPEFRVYLNDLPTNDFNSVFKSLPDFYRDLKKDRNEGGPAIFIAGYPGSFYGRLFPNNCLHFIYSSYSLHWLSKVPPALYDEHGKSTNKGNVYISESSPPSVSQAYWNQFQEDFSLFLKSRSVEVVTGGRMVLILLGRIGQDHVDRGNSFFWEILSRSLAISVSQGQIDREKLDSYEVHFYAPSTNEIEDEVGREGSFEVDRLEMFEIDREAKDGESYGTAVAMTVRAIQESMICNHFGDGIDLDTLFNNYGKMVDEEMAKQEIKPITFVVVLKKL; encoded by the exons ATGGATGTGGAGAAAGTCTTTCATATGACTGGAGGAGTCGGCAAGACTAGCTATGCCCAGAATTCTTCTCTCCAG AAAAAGGCATCAGATATGGTGAAACATATAACCATGGAAACAATAGAAGAACTTTACTATGCTATAGCTCCAAAGAGCTTAGGCATAGCTGATTTGGGCTGTTCTTCTGGACCCAACTCCTTATCTCTCATCAAAGATATTGTTGAAGTTGTTGAAGAAACTAGCCATAAATTATTTCATCCCCTACCAGAATTTCGAGTATACCTTAATGATCTTCCAACAAACGACTTCAATTCAGTCTTCAAGTCCTTGCCTGATTTTTATAGAGACCTTAAGAAAGACAGAAATGAAGGTGGCCCTGCTATTTTCATAGCAGGCTACCCTGGTTCATTCTATGGAAGACTGTTTCCAAACAATTGCTTGCACTTCATCTATTCATCTTACAGTTTACACTGGCTCTCCAAG GTACCTCCAGCTCTTTACGATGAGCATGGCAAGTCTACCAACAAAGGAAACGTTTACATTTCTGAATCTAGCCCTCCAAGTGTGTCCCAAGCCTACTGGAACCAATTCCAAGAGGACTTTTCATTGTTCCTGAAATCACGATCGGTGGAGGTAGTCACGGGAGGGAGAATGGTGCTCATTCTATTGGGAAGAATAGGCCAAGATCATGTTGATAGAGGCAATTCTTTCTTCTGGGAAATTCTCTCAAGATCCCTTGCCATTTCGGTTTCTCAG GGACAAATTGACCGGGAAAAGCTTGATTCTTACGAGGTGCATTTTTATGCGCCATCAACAAATGAAATAGAAGATGAAGTGGGAAGGGAAGGGTCCTTCGAAGTAGACAGGCTAGAGATGTTCGAGATAGACAGGGAAGCCAAGGATGGAGAGAGCTATGGCACAGCAGTGGCTATGACAGTGAGGGCTATCCAAGAATCCATGATCTGCAACCATTTTGGAGATGGGATAGATTTAGACACCTTGTTTAACAACTATGGGAAAATGGTAGATGAAGAAATGGctaaacaagaaattaaacccATCACTTTTGTTGTAGTTCTTAagaaattatga
- the LOC18610890 gene encoding lipid phosphate phosphatase epsilon 2, chloroplastic, with product MSSISTFFHPPLFRFKLGSSPKLCKSSNPDFFCQFRTRKPSSLGGFLAEKTGVWDLPRAMIKTSAVRDSRNGDDCLQVLEQEAFIEGSARLRGLETTLNRMSKWLVAATFGGVLLWRHDAEAIWVAMGSIVNALLSVGLKRVLNQERPVAGLKSDPGMPSSHAQSIFFTVVFTIASILEWLGVNELSVSISALALAFGSYFSWLRVSQQLHTMSQILVGAIIGSIFSVLWYMSWKAVVLEAFHSSLLVRVIVLLGSAGFCLGFLLYVIQYWLRDER from the exons ATGTCCtcaatttcaacttttttccATCCTCCGCTCTTTAGATTCAAGCTTGGTTCTTCTCCTAAGCTTTGTAAATCTTCGAACCCAGATTTTTTCTGTCAGTTCCGGACCCGGAAACCAAGCTCTCTCGGAGGATTTTTGGCCGAGAAAACCGGGGTGTGGGACCTTCCGAGAGCCATGATTAAAACTTCCGCGGTCAGGGACTCTAGGAATGGAGATGACTGTCTTCAAGTGCTTGAGCAAGAAGCTTTCATCGAGGGGTCAGCGCGGCTTCGAGGGCTGGAGACAACCTTGAATCGTATG AGCAAGTGGTTGGTGGCGGCGACGTTTGGTGGGGTGCTTCTGTGGAGGCATGACGCGGAGGCTATATGGGTGGCGATGGGGTCGATTGTGAACGCGCTGCTGTCAGTTGGGCTGAAAAGGGTGCTGAATCAGGAGCGGCCTGTTGCTGGGCTTAAGTCTGACCCTGGGATGCCATCTTCTCATGCCCAATCCATCTTCTTCACTGTCGTTTTTACCATAGCTTCCA TTTTGGAATGGCTGGGAGTTAATGAACTTTCAGTGAGCATCAGTGCTCTGGCTCTGGCATTTGGTTCATATTTT TCATGGCTTCGAGTGTCACAGCAGCTTCACACGATGAGTCAAATCCTTGTGGGTGCTATCATAGGGTCCATTTTCTCAGTTTTGTGGTACATGTCATGGAAAGCTGTTGTTTTGGAAGCATTTCATTCCTCATTGTTGGTACGGGTAATTGTTCTTCTGGGTTCTGCGGGATTTTGCCTTGGCTTTCTTCTGTATGTGATTCAGTATTGGCTTAGGGATGAAAGATGA
- the LOC18610891 gene encoding putative pentatricopeptide repeat-containing protein At3g47840: MVLSIRSCNLRKLCIAFVENRDILVSQTTPSISSLKAHVPNYINMPQLNSHLKQLVKKGHLNEARQMFDEMPHRDEISWTTMISGYVNAMKSNEALLLFSKMWVSPGLSMDPFSLSIALKVCALDFNLSYGESLHGYLVKSGFINSVFVGSALLDMYTKFGKIEQGIKVFDEMPFKNVVSWTAIITGLVHGGYFKKGLVYLSEMRKSGVGYDSYTLAIALKACACLGALNMGREIHTHTIKRGFHDTSFVANSLSTMYNKCGKLDYGLHLFEKMHSRDVVSWTSIITTYVQTGEEKNGIEAFIRMRESGVSPNEFTFAAVISGCSGLVRISWGEQLHAHVVHTGLADSLSVANSLMTMYSKCGQISSASMVFHEMTRKDIISWSTIIAVYSQGGCGEEALEYLSWMRREGPKPTEFAFASVLSVCGNMSILEQGRQVHAHVLSVGLQQDASIQSALINMYSKCGCIKEAERVFNEAKNYDIVSWTAMINGYAEHGYSHETINLFEMLTKVGLKPDSVTFIGLLTACSHAGLADLGFYYFNLMSNEHQISPSKEHYGCMIDLLCRAGRLTEAERMIRSMPFHRDDVVWSTLLRACRVHGDVDCGRRAAEKLLEMDPNCAGTHITLANIYAAKGKWREAADVRKMMRSKGVIKEPGWSWIKVKDRVSAFVAGERSYPEGELIYGMLDLLASRVDMSVQELGSLLDLED; this comes from the coding sequence ATGGTACTATCGATCAGAAGCTGCAACCTCAGAAAACTATGCATCGCTTTCGTCGAAAACAGAGACATCCTCGTTTCACAAACAACGCCAAGCATCTCATCCCTCAAAGCTCATGTTCCCAATTATATAAACATGCCCCAACTCAACTCTCATCTCAAACAATTGGTCAAAAAGGGCCATCTTAACGAAGCTCGTCAAATGTTCGACGAAATGCCTCACCGAGACGAAATTTCATGGACAACCATGATTTCTGGTTACGTCAATGCCATGAAATCAAATGAAGCATTGCTTTTGTTCTCCAAAATGTGGGTCTCACCTGGGCTTTCTATGGACCCCTTCAGTCTTAGCATTGCGCTCAAAGTTTGTGCACTTGATTTTAATTTGAGTTATGGAGAATCACTTCATGGGTATTTAGTTAAATCTGGTTTTATTAACTCAGTTTTCGTGGGGAGTGCCCTTTTAGATATGTACACAAAGTTTGGCAAAATTGAGCAAGGGATCAAAGTGTTTGATGAGATGCCTTTCAAAAATGTGGTTTCATGGACTGCTATTATTACAGGGCTTGTTCATGGTGGGTATTTCAAGAAGGGTTTGGTTTACTTGTCTGAAATGAGGAAATCAGGTGTGGGATATGATTCTTATACTTTAGCTATTGCTTTGAAGGCTTGTGCTTGTTTAGGTGCTTTGAATATGGGGAGGGAGATTCATACTCATACTATAAAGAGAGGTTTTCATGATACTTCATTTGTGGCCAATTCTCTTTCTACTATGTATAACAAATGTGGGAAATTAGACTATGGTTTGCATTTGTTTGAAAAAATGCACTCACGGGATGTGGTTTCTTGGACATCTATTATAACTACTTATGTTCAGACAGGAGAAGAGAAGAATGGCATTGAGGCATTTATAAGGATGCGAGAATCAGGCGTGAGTCCTAATGAGTTTACTTTTGCTGCTGTCATCTCTGGTTGTTCTGGTCTTGTGAGAATTAGTTGGGGTGAGCAATTACATGCCCATGTTGTACATACCGGTCTTGCGGATTCTTTATCAGTGGCTAATTCCCTCATGACCATGTATTCAAAATGTGGGCAGATATCTTCCGCTTCAATGGTATTTCATGAAATGACAAGAAAGGATATCATTTCTTGGAGCACTATAATTGCAGTGTATTCTCAAGGAGGCTGTGGGGAAGAAGCTCTTGAGTATCTGTCCTGGATGAGAAGGGAAGGGCCAAAGCCAACTGAATTTGCTTTTGCTAGTGTGCTGAGTGTGTGTGGAAATATGTCTATTCTTGAGCAAGGGAGGCAGGTTCATGCTCATGTTCTTTCTGTTGGTTTACAACAAGATGCGTCAATACAGAGTGCTTTAATCAATATGTATTCAAAATGTGGGTGTATTAAAGAAGCTGAAAGAGTCTTTAATGAGGCTAAGAATTATGACATTGTATCATGGACAGCCATGATTAATGGATATGCTGAACATGGATATAGCCATGAAACTATTAATTTGTTTGAGATGCTTACCAAGGTTGGTTTGAAACCAGACTCTGTGACCTTCATTGGTCTACTTACTGCTTGTAGTCACGCAGGACTGGCAGATCTTGGTTTCTACTATTTCAATTTAATGAGTAATGAGCACCAAATAAGTCCTTCAAAAGAACACTATGGCTGCATGATTGATCTGCTCTGCCGAGCTGGACGATTAACTGAAGCAGAGCGCATGATTCGAAGCATGCCATTTCATAGAGATGATGTCGTTTGGTCAACTCTTCTTAGAGCATGTAGAGTCCATGGTGATGTTGACTGTGGAAGACGCGCTGCAGAAAAGCTTCTTGAAATGGATCCCAATTGTGCAGGGACTCATATCACCCTGGCTAACATATATGCTGCCAAAGGGAAGTGGAGAGAAGCAGCAGATGTTAGGAAGATGATGAGGTCAAAGGGGGTTATCAAGGAGCCAGGATGGTCCTGGATTAAGGTTAAGGATCGGGTTTCTGCATTTGTTGCTGGTGAAAGATCTTATCCAGAGGGTGAATTAATATATGGCATGTTGGATTTACTAGCTTCAAGGGTGGATATGTCTGTCCAGGAGTTAGGTTCTCTTCTAGATCTAGAGGAttag
- the LOC18610889 gene encoding uncharacterized protein LOC18610889 yields the protein MDSFDFDNVKAEKVKAMRRYNRLRSLTTAFRFVELLVALLFLAWTFERVPFAVKISGEFVLRLGGVVASPLFVFLVCNAIIVTLVAKSGVFSAVHNADSKLYEEIVKNAENRSKMESREEIVYEDKEIISGVSTCTHTFEQMEPESEPESDSDAEVDTPRVYRRSKSEKVAIKQSEEKVKKDLRRSETEKCRKFENIDEKLFPEDELSNEEFQRTIEDFIAKQLRFRREESLSIVPQNQA from the coding sequence ATGGATTCCTTTGATTTCGATAACGTGAAAGCGGAGAAAGTTAAGGCGATGAGGAGGTACAATCGGCTTCGGAGCTTGACGACGGCGTTTCGTTTCGTGGAATTGCTTGTGGCTTTGCTGTTCTTGGCGTGGACCTTCGAGCGCGTGCCTTTCGCCGTCAAAATCTCCGGCGAGTTCGTTTTGAGACTCGGAGGAGTCGTCGCGAGTCCGCTCTTCGTTTTCCTCGTCTGCAACGCCATCATCGTCACTCTCGTTGCTAAGTCTGGCGTCTTCTCTGCCGTTCACAATGCGGATTCTAAACTCTACGAGGAAATCGTCAAAAACGCCGAGAATCGCTCCAAAATGGAATCTCGAGAAGAGATCGTGTATGAAGACAAGGAGATCATCTCTGGAGTGAGCACATGTACTCACACGTTCGAACAAATGGAGCCGGAGTCGGAGCCGGAATCAGACTCGGATGCTGAGGTAGATACTCCGAGAGTTTATCGGAGGAGTAAGTCGGAGAAGGTGGCGATAAAGCAGAGTGAGgagaaagtgaaaaaggacCTACGACGATCGGAGACGGAGAAGTGccgaaaatttgaaaatatcgaTGAGAAATTGTTTCCCGAAGACGAGTTGAGCAATGAAGAGTTCCAACGAACGATCGAAGATTTCATCGCCAAACAGTTGAGGTTTCGCCGAGAAGAGTCTCTGTCCATTGTTCCTCAAAACCAAgcttga
- the LOC18610893 gene encoding GTPase Era, giving the protein MELVALHISPTFVRESFLTARHNKPSVFLHYVRIRYEKSRFRFEARKAGSRCWNPNKISRLDFIQQELERNSVIEDSEEEASISGDEESFLSLSEKPDRYMALLDEYELEELDFASHANHRSGYVAVLGKPNVGKSTLANQMIGQKLSIVTDKPQTTRHRVLGICSGPEYQMILYDTPGVIEKKMHKLDSMMMKNVRSAALNADCVIVLVDACKVPEKIDEVLEEGVGDNKCKLPTLLVLNKKDMIKPGEIAKKLEWYEKFTDVDEVIPVSAKFGHGVDDVKDWILSKLPTGPPYYPKDIVSEHPERFFVAELIREKIFMQYRNEVPYACQVNVVSYKTRPTAKDFIEVEIVVEKDSQKIILIGKGGKALKILATAARLDIEDFLQKKVFLEVQVKVKENWRQDEGLLRYYGYGGQIQAL; this is encoded by the exons ATGGAGCTAGTAGCTCTTCACATTTCTCCGACGTTCGTGAGGGAAAGTTTCTTGACCGCCAGACATAACAAGCCCTCTGTTTTCCTTCACTACGTTAGAATTCGGTACGAAAAATCGCGGTTCCGATTTGAAGCTCGAAAAGCCGGTTCCCGGTGCTGGAATCCGAACAAGATTTCCCGGTTAGATTTTATCCAACAGGAACTTGAAAGAAACAGCGTCATAGAAGATTCGGAAGAAGAAGCGAGTATAAGTGGTGACGAGGAGTCTTTTTTGTCTTTGAGTGAAAAGCCAGATAGGTACATGGCTTTGCTTGACGAGTACGAGTTAGAAGAGCTTGATTTTGCCTCTCACGCTAACCACCGCAGCG GGTATGTGGCTGTACTTGGGAAGCCAAATGTTGGAAAGAGTACACTTGCTAATCAAATGATCGGTCAAAAGTTGTCGATAGTTACAGATAAACCTCAGACTACGAGGCATCGAGTCCTTGGTATATGTTCTGGCCCAGAATATCAG ATGATACTATATGACACTCCGGGTGtcattgagaagaaaatgcACAAGTTGGACTctatgatgatgaagaatgtCCGAAGTGCTGCCTTAAATGCGGACTGTGTTATTGTTCTTGTTGATGCATGTAAAGTGCCTGAAAAA ATTGATGAAGTGTTAGAAGAAGGTGTAGGAGATAACAAGTGTAAGCTGCCCACTTTACTGGTTTTGAATAAGAAAGATATGATAAAACCTGGAGAAATCGCAAAAAAGCTTGAG TGGTATGAGAAATTTACTGATGTTGATGAGGTCATACCTGTGAGTGCAAAGTTTGGTCATGGGGTAGATGATGTTAAGGATTGGATATTGTCAAAACTTCCGACTGGGCCACCTTACTATCCAAAG GACATTGTCAGTGAGCACCCAGAGAGGTTCTTTGTAGCTGAACTTATCAGAGAAAAGATATTTATGCAGTACCGCAATGAGGTTCCTTATGCATGTCAG GTAAATGTCGTGAGCTATAAAACCAGGCCAACTGCAAAAGACTTTATAGAAGTAGAAATTGTTGTTGAGAAAGACTCCCAGAAAATCATCCTAATTGGAAAA GGAGGGAAGGCTCTGAAAATACTTGCAACAGCTGCTCGACTTGACATAGAAGATTTCTTACAGAAGAAGGTCTTCCTTGAG GTTCAAGTGAAAGTAAAAGAGAATTGGCGGCAAGATGAAGGGCTGTTGAGGTACTATGGCTACGGGGGGCAGATTCAAGCACTATAA
- the LOC18610892 gene encoding mannan endo-1,4-beta-mannosidase 7, translating into MKHLVLALFLAVLFNQHLLSVQVEARDDFIRTRGVHFLLNGNPYYANGFNAYWLMYVASDPSQRPKVSAAFREAAAHGLTVARTWAFSDGGYRPLQYAPGSYNEQMFKGLDFVIAEARRYRIKLILSLANNYESFGGKKQYVNWARSQGQYLTSDDDFFRNPVVKGYYKNHVKTVLNRYNSFTGMHYKDDPTIMAWELMNEPRCTSDSSGRTIQAWIMEMASHVKSIDRNHLLEAGLEGFYGQSTAQKMRLNPNLNIGTDFIANNQIPGIDFATVHSYPDQWLSSSNDQYQLSFLNKWLDAHIQDAQFILRKPVLLTEFGKSWKDPGFSTYKRDQLFNTVYYKIYSSAKRGGPAAGGLFWQLLSEGMDSFRDGYDIVLSESPSTANAISQQSHKLDQIRRIFTRMRNVERWKRARAMRRGQWHGGNGGRHIGN; encoded by the exons atgaagCATCTGGTTCTGGCTCTTTTTCTTGCTGTTTTGTTCAACCAGCACCTTCTTTCTGTCCAAGTTGAAGCAAGGGATGATTTTATCAGGACCAGAGGGGTCCATTTCCTGTTGAATGGTAACCCTTACTATGCAAATGGTTTCAATGCTTACTGGTTGATGTATGTGGCTTCTGATCCATCTCAGAGGCCTAAAGTCTCAGCTGCATTTCGTGAAGCTGCGGCTCATGGCCTCACAGTGGCTAGAACTTGGGCTTTCAGTGATGGTGGTTATAGACCCTTACAGTATGCGCCAGGTTCCTACAATGAACAAATGTTTAAG GGGTTGGATTTTGTAATAGCTGAGGCTAGAAGGTATCGAATCAAGCTTATCCTGAGCTTAGCTAATAACTATGAGAGCTTTGGAGGAAAGAAACAATATGTAAACTGGGCAAGAAGCCAGGGGCAGTACCTGACATCTGATGATGATTTCTTCAGAAATCCTGTTGTTAAGGGCTACTACAAGAATCATGTAAAG ACTGTTCTCAACAGATACAACAGCTTTACTGGAATGCATTACAAAGATGACCCAACAATAATGGCCTGGGAGCTTATGAATGAGCCTAGATGCACATCAGATTCCTCCGGAAGGACTATTCAG GCTTGGATAATGGAAATGGCTTCTCATGTCAAGTCCATAGACAGAAATCACTTGCTGGAAGCTGGTTTAGAAGGATTTTATGGACAATCAACTGCTCAGAAGATGAGACTAAACCCCAACTTGAATATTGGAACAGATTTCATTGCAAATAATCAGATTCCTGGCATTGATTTTGCAACAGTCCACTCATATCCTGACCAATG GTTATCCAGCTCAAATGATCAGTACCAACTCTCTTTCTTGAACAAGTGGCTCGATGCTCACATCCAAGACGCACAATTCATCCTCCGAAAGCCGGTACTCCTCACAGAATTCGGAAAATCATGGAAAGATCCTGGTTTCAGCACCTATAAGAGGGATCAACTGTTCAACACTGTCTACTACAAGATATACTCGTCAGCCAAAAGAGGAGGTCCAGCTGCTGGTGGCCTGTTTTGGCAACTCCTATCCGAAGGCATGGACTCTTTCAGGGATGGATATGACATAGTCTTGAGTGAGAGCCCCTCAACAGCTAATGCCATTTCCCAACAATCCCACAAGCTCGACCAAATCCGTAGGATCTTTACCAGGATGAGAAATGTGGAGCGGTGGAAGAGGGCAAGAGCCATGAGGAGGGGTCAGTGGCATGGTGGAAACGGGGGCAGGCACATTGGAAACTGA